The proteins below are encoded in one region of Xylanibacillus composti:
- a CDS encoding sensor histidine kinase: MRSIRIRTFSILSLLLILMLPWVCYVAAHLLTTGSLRLDMHDSPDSRMVQMIAAVAGLLLAFCIIGYVMQRSILKPLERLSQAVREVAKGDLDVELPASRITEITEVRDGFNVMTDSLQESIQKQVELEAERRFVIAAVAHDLRTPLFALRGYLDGLEQGIADTPEKKSKYLAVCKEKSAQLDRLVEDLFAFAKTEYVEMDIKENILDLSHILQKSINSLALLARQKHISILSEFGEDSIVMGDSYLLERAMNNLLDNAVRHTPHSGKIVVQCCKDGSNVTFTVQDTGEGFSSEEIQRAFEPLYRGESSRNRSTGGIGLGLTISRKIIRQHRGDLVVSNHSEGGARIKGWIPAYCSNAGQSLLLK, translated from the coding sequence TGCCCACTTGCTAACAACAGGATCACTCCGTCTCGATATGCATGATTCTCCGGATTCAAGAATGGTCCAGATGATTGCGGCAGTTGCAGGATTGCTGCTTGCTTTTTGCATCATTGGTTATGTAATGCAGCGGTCTATTCTCAAACCGCTTGAGAGATTGAGCCAAGCAGTCCGAGAGGTGGCCAAGGGAGATTTGGACGTCGAGTTGCCTGCTTCCCGGATTACTGAAATTACTGAAGTACGCGATGGATTTAATGTGATGACAGACAGTCTTCAGGAATCGATTCAAAAACAAGTGGAATTAGAAGCAGAACGGCGATTTGTCATTGCTGCAGTCGCCCATGATTTACGGACACCATTATTTGCCTTGCGTGGTTATTTGGACGGCCTGGAACAGGGAATTGCCGATACGCCGGAAAAGAAATCCAAATATCTGGCGGTCTGCAAGGAGAAGTCAGCACAATTGGACCGTCTTGTAGAGGACCTTTTTGCATTTGCTAAGACGGAATATGTGGAGATGGACATCAAAGAAAATATATTGGATCTTTCGCATATATTGCAGAAATCGATTAACAGCCTGGCTCTGCTGGCTCGACAGAAGCATATCTCTATCCTGAGCGAGTTCGGTGAAGATAGTATAGTCATGGGGGATTCGTATTTATTAGAACGTGCCATGAACAACCTATTGGATAATGCTGTCAGACATACGCCGCACTCTGGTAAGATTGTTGTTCAATGCTGCAAGGATGGCAGCAATGTGACCTTTACTGTTCAAGATACAGGGGAAGGTTTCTCATCGGAAGAAATACAACGTGCTTTCGAACCGCTATATCGTGGTGAATCCTCGAGAAATCGCTCAACCGGAGGAATAGGCTTAGGGTTAACGATTTCAAGAAAGATCATAAGGCAACATAGAGGCGACCTTGTCGTAAGTAACCATTCAGAAGGCGGTGCACGGATAAAAGGCTGGATACCAGCTTACTGCTCGAATGCTGGACAATCCTTATTATTAAAATAA